The window CCCGTACTTTTAATGGGTGACAGCCATTGTCTAATATTTCATTCAAGTAATGATATGTTAGCGGAAAACGCAGGTTTACCTGGTGTATTGGCTTCTAAGTTAGGCTTTAATTTAGATTTGATTGCAGTTAAGGGTTCAGGTACAAATTCAGTTAGAATAGATTTGTACAGAAAAGCAAAAAAAATAGATTGGATTAAAAATAAAAAAGTTGTTATTTGGTGTTTTACAGGTAGAGATTTTTCTGAGTCTATAAGTGGATGGAGAAAGATACCAGTAGTTAAAAATTAATAAATTATGAGAAGTTTACTATGTGTATTTTTAACACTATTTTTTATCTCTTGCAGTAATTCTCAAGAAATAAAATCTATTACAACTAGGGAATTAAAAACAATTTTATCAAATGATAAAATTCAATTATTAGATGTTAGAACTACATCAGAAATTGAGCAGGGATTTATAGAAACAGCTGTCTTTTCAGATGTTAATAAAGATGGTTTTTATGATAGCGTGTCTTCAGTTATAGATAAAAAAAAACCTGTATATATTTACTGTAGAAGTGGAGGGAGAAGTATGAAGGCCTCTAAAATTTTACAAGAAAAAGGGTATAAAGTAATTAATGTTTTGGGTGGATATAACGCTTGGAAACAAGAAAAATAGAAAAATAGAAAAAATGAAAACAAAAATAGAAATAGAAAACCTTAAATGTGGTGGTTGTGCAGCAACTATTAAAAAAGGACTATTAAACTTAGATGGAATTGCTAATGTTGAAGTTGATGTAGAAAAATCAATGGTTTTTGTAACTTCAGAAAATGAAAAAATAGAAGTTATAAAAGAAAAATTATCTAAATTGGGATATCCAGAAGTGGGTGGTAAAAACACTATTGTACACAAGGCAAAATCTTTTGTTAGTTGTGCTGTTGGTAGAATTGATTCTTAAAATAAAAATACTGAACATCACTTAAATGTTCAGTATTTTTTTAAAAATTATATTATTATTTAATAAGTATTTTTTTACTTATTGACGATTTAGAAGTGTTTATTTTTAATATATAAATACCACTAGAAAGATAGTCTAAATTAAGTTCTTTATTCTCGGAACTAAAATCATAACTTTTAAGTAATCTACCATTTAAGCCTATAATTTGTACTTCTTTTAAAGGTGTGTTGCTCGAGTTTTCTATAGTTATTAATCCTTCAGTAGGATTAGGATATATCATTATTCCTTTAGTACTTAATGTGTTGTTATCTACGTTTAATACGTTAGATATTTCTACTTGAATATTGTGAAACCCAAAATCATTTAATTCTCCGTTAGAATTCGGTACAATTTTAAAAGCTGAGATACCAGTTGCATTTGTAGTATTTGTAAAAGTTAATGCGCCAGAACCAATAGCATATAACTTATTAGCTGAAATTTCAGCATCATCTTGGTTTGTAATAGAAATACTTCCTGCTTCTAATGTGTCATAATCAACACCATTTAAAGTGAATGTTACAGGATTATTATTTTTAGTTATAGAAATTGTATAGGGTTGAAGAGCAACTGTTCCGCCTGTACTCAGATAAAAAATAAAATCTCCTGAAGTTAATTCATCAAGTTCCTCATTTCCAGGATGTTCTACATTTAATGTATACGTGTCTGTTCCATTACCTATAGTTTCTGTAATAGAAACAGTGTTTTCATCCACAGCAGTGTCTATAGTAAAGTTAATTGTTTGGCTATTTAAGTAACTACTATTTAATAACATTAGACAATATAATAAGTAGTTATAACCAGATTTTTTAAATGAAAAATAGTTGTTTATCATAATATTTTTTTTTAGATTATTAAAATAATTAGTTATACGAAAGTTAGTTATTAATTAACAATTACCCAAAGGTAAAACACTGTATATTAATTAGTTGTTATTTGTTTCACAAATAACAACTCTAAATTTATTTTTATAGATAATACCTCCATCAGATTGAATGTAGGATTGTATATCTACATCTATTGCATCAAATACTTTTTCGAAACCGCTATTATCTATCGCTTTTGCTACAGGGCCAGCAGATAATAATCCTTTTAAAGCTGTTATAGAATTGGGATAATCCCAAATTGAATCCACGTCATTACTTGAAATTATTTTAAAACCAACCTCTTCTAATGTTCGCTCAAGTAGTTTGTTTTCTGAAAGAGCAAAAGGACCAGCTGCTCCTGGAGGTGGTGGCGGAAGTAAACTTTCAATAGTTTTTAGATAGGTTAATGCTTCACAGTCTTCTTTGTTACCCCAAATCATTACTGTTAGTTTTCCATTATCTTTTAAGACCCTTTTAGCTTCCGTAAATGCATTTTTTATATTATTAGCATATTGATAGGAGTTAAACCCACAAACAAAATCAAATGAATTATCATCAAAAGGTAGTTCTTCCATTTCACCTGTTAAAAATTTTATGTTTGAATTTCTTTTTTTAGCGTATTTAATAAGCTCTTCACTCGCGTCAATTCCGGTAACATCAATTTCTTGTTTTGTAGCTAAATCACAAAAATATCCTGTACCACAACCTACATCTAATAAAGTTTGGTTAGGTTCTATTTTAAGTAATTCTAATGCGTGTCTATATCCAGAATCTCCTGTTAGTTCTTGTATGTTAGCCCAATCTTTGGGTCTTTTTCCCCAAAGTTCTCCTTGTATTTTTTGTGATCCCATACTTTATTCTTAGGGTTATTTATAACTCTTATTTAACTAAATAATAGCATATTTAAGTTAAGCAAGTACTAAGTTATCTTAATAACACTAAAAAAAATAAGGGTATTACTTCTTTAACAAAAGGTAAAACCTTGTTTAACAAAAAAATCTCGAGCATTTGCTCGAGATTTTTTCTTCCAAAGGAAAAAATATTTTAAAACTTTAAAGTAGCACCAATTAAAAAGTTTCTTGTTGCTTGCGGATAATAACCAGAGCCATCTACAGTTGTTGTAGTGCCTGGATTAGACCAAGTATCATCATAGGTATAATAATAACCTCTGTCTACATATTCTTTATTAAAAATGTTATTTACTAAAGCTGTAAACACTATAGATTTAAATATTTTATTAGTTTGTATTTCATAAACTAGGTTTAAATCACTTGTGAAAAAACCTTCTAAAACATCTAAGTCAGAAACTTTACTATCTAAATTACTCATTAATTGTTTACCAACGTATTTAGATAATAATGCTACTTGAAAATTATTTGTTGGACTATATGTTATTGCATTTCCAAAAACTATATCTGGAGAAAATGTAATTGGTGTGTTTCCTAAGTTTTGTAAAACTCCGTCAACTTCTGCATTATAATCTTGATTTATATTTTTGCTAAAAGAAACATTTGGTCTAATTGAAACTTGTTCAGATAATTTAATATCTGCATCAATTTCTAAACCTAAACGGTAACTTTTTCCGCTCGAAGCTCGCAATGGCTCTCCAGTATTTTGATCAATTGCACCCGTTAATATTAATTGGTTTTGGTAATCCATATAATATACGTTGGTATTTAATTTTACTTTTTCGTTTTTTAAACGCCAACCTAATTCATAATCATCTAAACTTTCATGTTGAGAGTTTCCGCCTTCAAAATCGGTTCTGTTTGGTTCTCTATTTGCGCGTGCATAAGAAGCATACAAACTGTTTTGTTCGTTTAAAGTATATGTTAAACCTAACTTAGGATTAAAAAAACTGTAATCTGCATCAACATCAATTGGATCTCTATCAGAAGTTAAACCTGCAGTTGTATAGTTTACAAATCTTCCTTGTAAATCAACAAAAGCTTTTAAATCTTCAGCTATATTAAAGGTTGCTTTAGAGAAAATACTAAAATCTGTTTTGGTTGAATTACTTTCATAATAACGATCATAAATTGATGTATTTGGAGCTAAATCGTTTCCCCAAAGAATTTCTCCGTAATGATCATTTTTGTAATTATTATAAGAAACACCTGAAATTAGATCAAAATTATCGCCTTTATAATCAGCATTAAAATTAGCAACATAAAAATGATTATCTAACCAACGTTGTACAATAACATCACTTCCGTCTACAATTAAATTATTGTAGTCTGCTGCGTCTCTACCAGCTTTATATTGCTCATAATACCCTTTTCCTCTTGTGTAGTTTAAACCCAAGTTTGTAGACCATTTGTCATTCAGCTTTTCATTCCAATGTAATTGATAATGATCTTGATTGTAATTATCCGTTTCGTTTTCATACGTATAAGGATTAAATCTTCTGTCAGTTGCTAATTGTGCAGCATCAATTCCTTCCCATGCTTGGTAAGTATGTTCTTCTCCTCCAAAAACAATTGCTTTTACCAATGTGTTTTCATCGGAATAACTTCCTTGTAAAAAGTACGATTTTAAATCAGTAAATGCTCTATCAATATAACCGTCCGAATAAATATTAGACAAACGACCTGCAAGCTCAAAATGCTCGTTTATTTTACCAGTAGTAAATTTTACGGTGTGTTTTCTTGTTCCGTAAGAACCAAAAGAATTAGAAATTTCTCCACCAGCTTCTTCAGAAATAGCATCGGTTAAAATGTTTAAACTTGCACCAAAAGCACCAGAACCATTTGTTGATGTTCCAACACCACGTTGTAGTTGTAAACTTTGTGTTGATGAAGCAAAATCACCCATATTCACCCAAAAAGAACCTTGACTTTCAGAGTCGTTAAAAGGAATTCCGTTTAAAGTAACATTAACTCTAGAAGCATCAGAACCACGAACACGAATGTAGGTATAACCAATTCCTGCACCAGCGTCTGAAGACGAAATAACGTTTGGCATATAGTTCATTAACATTGGAATGTCTTGTCCTAAATTACGTTTAGCAATTTCTTTTTTGGTTAAGTTAGAATGTGTTACAGGCGCATCTGCTTGTACACGAACTGCGGAAACTAAAACTTCATCCAACTTAGATAAATCAGAAAATAATTCAACAAAAACATGCTCGTTTTTAAGAATTTCTTGTGTAAAATAACCAGTTCTAAAGCCTAAAAACGAAACTTCAATTTTGTGAGTTCCTTTAGGTAAACTTAGTTTAAACTTTCCTTCAAAGTCCGAAGTAGTTCCTTTTTTTAATGCGCTAACGGCAATAGTAGCACCAACAAGTGGTTCTTGATTTTCATCTACAACCTTTCCTGAAAAAGTGTAGTTTTGGGAGTTTGCAACTGCTGTTACAAACAAGAATAAAAAAATGATAGATTTTTTCATTTTAAAAAATTTTAAAACGAATAAAAAGAGGTAATTATTCTTGTGATTAATATTGAAT of the Tenacibaculum todarodis genome contains:
- a CDS encoding heavy-metal-associated domain-containing protein; translation: MKTKIEIENLKCGGCAATIKKGLLNLDGIANVEVDVEKSMVFVTSENEKIEVIKEKLSKLGYPEVGGKNTIVHKAKSFVSCAVGRIDS
- a CDS encoding T9SS type A sorting domain-containing protein, with product MINNYFSFKKSGYNYLLYCLMLLNSSYLNSQTINFTIDTAVDENTVSITETIGNGTDTYTLNVEHPGNEELDELTSGDFIFYLSTGGTVALQPYTISITKNNNPVTFTLNGVDYDTLEAGSISITNQDDAEISANKLYAIGSGALTFTNTTNATGISAFKIVPNSNGELNDFGFHNIQVEISNVLNVDNNTLSTKGIMIYPNPTEGLITIENSSNTPLKEVQIIGLNGRLLKSYDFSSENKELNLDYLSSGIYILKINTSKSSISKKILIK
- a CDS encoding class I SAM-dependent methyltransferase; translation: MGSQKIQGELWGKRPKDWANIQELTGDSGYRHALELLKIEPNQTLLDVGCGTGYFCDLATKQEIDVTGIDASEELIKYAKKRNSNIKFLTGEMEELPFDDNSFDFVCGFNSYQYANNIKNAFTEAKRVLKDNGKLTVMIWGNKEDCEALTYLKTIESLLPPPPPGAAGPFALSENKLLERTLEEVGFKIISSNDVDSIWDYPNSITALKGLLSAGPVAKAIDNSGFEKVFDAIDVDIQSYIQSDGGIIYKNKFRVVICETNNN
- a CDS encoding rhodanese-like domain-containing protein, coding for MRSLLCVFLTLFFISCSNSQEIKSITTRELKTILSNDKIQLLDVRTTSEIEQGFIETAVFSDVNKDGFYDSVSSVIDKKKPVYIYCRSGGRSMKASKILQEKGYKVINVLGGYNAWKQEK
- a CDS encoding TonB-dependent receptor — protein: MKKSIIFLFLFVTAVANSQNYTFSGKVVDENQEPLVGATIAVSALKKGTTSDFEGKFKLSLPKGTHKIEVSFLGFRTGYFTQEILKNEHVFVELFSDLSKLDEVLVSAVRVQADAPVTHSNLTKKEIAKRNLGQDIPMLMNYMPNVISSSDAGAGIGYTYIRVRGSDASRVNVTLNGIPFNDSESQGSFWVNMGDFASSTQSLQLQRGVGTSTNGSGAFGASLNILTDAISEEAGGEISNSFGSYGTRKHTVKFTTGKINEHFELAGRLSNIYSDGYIDRAFTDLKSYFLQGSYSDENTLVKAIVFGGEEHTYQAWEGIDAAQLATDRRFNPYTYENETDNYNQDHYQLHWNEKLNDKWSTNLGLNYTRGKGYYEQYKAGRDAADYNNLIVDGSDVIVQRWLDNHFYVANFNADYKGDNFDLISGVSYNNYKNDHYGEILWGNDLAPNTSIYDRYYESNSTKTDFSIFSKATFNIAEDLKAFVDLQGRFVNYTTAGLTSDRDPIDVDADYSFFNPKLGLTYTLNEQNSLYASYARANREPNRTDFEGGNSQHESLDDYELGWRLKNEKVKLNTNVYYMDYQNQLILTGAIDQNTGEPLRASSGKSYRLGLEIDADIKLSEQVSIRPNVSFSKNINQDYNAEVDGVLQNLGNTPITFSPDIVFGNAITYSPTNNFQVALLSKYVGKQLMSNLDSKVSDLDVLEGFFTSDLNLVYEIQTNKIFKSIVFTALVNNIFNKEYVDRGYYYTYDDTWSNPGTTTTVDGSGYYPQATRNFLIGATLKF